One stretch of Lacimicrobium alkaliphilum DNA includes these proteins:
- a CDS encoding nucleotidyl transferase AbiEii/AbiGii toxin family protein, with the protein MQSLQEALADKLIALAYRARRIKPRDIWDLVWIKQRGISLSKELVEKKLSAINKQTDDFRQTLAMQLAKLMQEGEVHDDFNMEISRFIPEQIKQRTLDNPEYWTYVQAEVKEIATELLNDNAPKNKFDMGW; encoded by the coding sequence GTGCAATCGCTACAAGAAGCGCTGGCGGACAAACTGATCGCATTAGCCTATCGTGCAAGACGAATAAAACCGCGTGATATATGGGATTTAGTCTGGATCAAACAACGCGGTATCAGTCTGTCAAAAGAGCTGGTTGAAAAGAAATTATCAGCCATAAACAAGCAAACAGACGACTTTCGTCAAACACTTGCCATGCAACTCGCTAAACTGATGCAGGAAGGTGAAGTACACGATGATTTTAATATGGAAATAAGCCGCTTTATTCCTGAACAAATCAAGCAAAGAACCCTGGATAACCCCGAATATTGGACTTATGTGCAGGCGGAAGTAAAAGAAATAGCCACTGAACTGCTAAATGACAATGCGCCGAAGAACAAATTCGATATGGGGTGGTAG
- a CDS encoding AbrB/MazE/SpoVT family DNA-binding domain-containing protein, translated as MTASIAKWGNSAALRLPKNILDALSLNIGDKVNIVQKGGCVVIEPCKPSLDELLAQVTPENRHEEVFNDQTGRELL; from the coding sequence ATGACCGCATCAATTGCAAAATGGGGTAATAGCGCGGCCCTTCGGCTGCCTAAAAATATTCTTGATGCGCTATCTTTGAATATTGGCGACAAGGTGAATATTGTTCAGAAAGGCGGATGTGTTGTGATTGAGCCCTGCAAGCCCTCGCTGGACGAACTGCTCGCGCAAGTCACGCCTGAGAACCGGCACGAAGAGGTGTTCAACGACCAGACCGGGCGTGAACTCCTGTGA
- the mazF gene encoding endoribonuclease MazF: MSRAPDVGDIVIVDFDPQAGHEQAGKRPALVLSPAQFNKITGFAWLCPVTNQQKGYPFEVKVQGTKRTKGVILTDQLKALDWSARNLHKVDKVNAGCLTEVKSLVSTILDI; encoded by the coding sequence GTGAGCCGCGCTCCGGATGTGGGGGATATTGTAATAGTTGATTTTGATCCGCAGGCTGGCCACGAACAAGCGGGAAAGCGCCCTGCTCTGGTATTAAGCCCGGCACAGTTCAACAAAATCACCGGCTTTGCCTGGCTCTGTCCTGTGACAAATCAGCAAAAAGGCTATCCATTCGAAGTTAAAGTTCAGGGAACTAAAAGAACTAAAGGGGTTATTCTTACCGATCAGCTGAAAGCGTTGGATTGGTCGGCAAGAAACCTTCACAAAGTAGATAAAGTCAACGCCGGGTGTTTGACAGAAGTAAAGAGTCTAGTCTCGACTATCCTGGATATATAA
- a CDS encoding LysR family transcriptional regulator produces MNLLAIADFNLVARHGGFGRAARATGRPKATLSRRIAEMENSLQLRLFERGSRKLKLTQEGMALYERTRTLLTDLDETVNSIASGAARPSGRLRISAPLLFCQLAMGKLAAEFAVKYPDVQLEVTTEDRPVDMVDEGYDLVIRVNPEIDENLYGRIFLRDRLVVVASPDLIRPSGNQQVPAVVRGSGQQTSAWDLITAGGKERLAVNPILHLSSMIMVRDAVRAGAGAGLLPVSLVSQDLDAGRLVRWGETGSPEIALWALYPSRRLLNARVSAFLKLLKEVFPSGEPEELAAYAGA; encoded by the coding sequence ATGAATCTACTTGCTATCGCTGATTTCAATCTGGTCGCCCGTCATGGCGGATTCGGGCGAGCTGCACGGGCAACTGGACGCCCCAAGGCAACCTTGTCACGTCGGATTGCAGAGATGGAGAACAGCCTTCAACTGAGGCTCTTCGAGCGCGGCTCGCGCAAACTCAAGCTGACTCAGGAGGGAATGGCACTTTACGAGCGAACCAGAACGTTGCTTACCGATTTGGATGAGACCGTCAATTCAATTGCTTCCGGCGCAGCCCGGCCCTCTGGCCGCTTGCGCATCAGTGCGCCACTGCTGTTCTGCCAGCTCGCAATGGGCAAGCTTGCTGCCGAGTTCGCCGTGAAATACCCGGATGTACAACTTGAGGTAACGACTGAAGACCGGCCCGTGGATATGGTTGATGAGGGTTATGATCTGGTGATTCGTGTGAATCCTGAAATCGATGAAAACCTCTACGGGCGGATATTTCTGCGGGATCGATTAGTGGTTGTTGCCAGTCCCGACTTGATACGCCCCTCCGGCAATCAACAAGTCCCGGCTGTTGTTCGAGGATCCGGGCAGCAAACGTCCGCATGGGATTTAATCACGGCTGGCGGGAAGGAGCGCCTGGCAGTAAATCCAATTCTTCATCTTTCGTCGATGATCATGGTGCGCGACGCGGTACGTGCTGGCGCCGGGGCCGGTCTGCTTCCGGTTTCATTGGTTAGTCAGGATCTGGACGCCGGGCGACTCGTGCGCTGGGGTGAAACCGGGAGCCCGGAAATCGCCCTGTGGGCGCTCTATCCGTCACGCCGACTGCTCAATGCACGCGTTTCAGCCTTCCTGAAACTGCTAAAAGAAGTGTTTCCATCAGGTGAGCCAGAGGAACTCGCTGCCTATGCCGGGGCGTAG
- a CDS encoding helix-turn-helix transcriptional regulator, translating into MDKMVIRNRIRELRFNADEMTQQALADRVGITRQTVIALEKGRYYPSLELAFRLAETFNVPLEDIFRLDK; encoded by the coding sequence ATGGATAAGATGGTGATTCGCAACCGAATTCGCGAACTACGATTCAATGCTGATGAAATGACTCAACAAGCTTTAGCCGATCGGGTCGGAATCACCCGACAAACAGTGATCGCGCTGGAGAAAGGCAGATACTACCCATCACTTGAACTGGCATTTCGCCTCGCCGAAACATTTAATGTTCCGCTGGAAGATATTTTCAGACTGGATAAATAG
- a CDS encoding HigA family addiction module antitoxin has product MAILNTAGMQRKPTHPGEMLREDFLVDYGLTVAGLAKSLGVSRQSVNELLRERRAVSPEMALRLARLFGNSPEFWLNAQRSVDLWTAAQSVKDEVERIKPLNAA; this is encoded by the coding sequence ATGGCTATTCTTAACACTGCCGGCATGCAGCGCAAACCGACTCATCCTGGTGAAATGCTCAGAGAAGATTTCCTGGTGGACTATGGCCTGACCGTTGCCGGGTTGGCTAAATCTCTGGGCGTCTCACGCCAGTCAGTTAACGAATTACTGCGCGAACGTCGTGCTGTCAGTCCTGAAATGGCGCTCCGGCTTGCCCGTTTGTTTGGTAATTCGCCGGAATTCTGGCTGAACGCGCAGCGATCTGTCGATCTGTGGACTGCCGCTCAGTCAGTCAAGGATGAAGTGGAGCGGATCAAGCCACTGAATGCTGCATAA
- a CDS encoding type II toxin-antitoxin system RelE/ParE family toxin yields the protein MIKSFADKRTQELYSKGKSKKFPADVAPRAARKLEYVDLAVQLEDLKVPPGNRLHPLTGNRQGQHAISINDQWRICFRFEDGDAYEVEVCDYH from the coding sequence ATGATCAAATCCTTCGCTGACAAACGAACCCAAGAACTGTACTCCAAAGGTAAGTCAAAGAAATTTCCTGCGGATGTTGCACCGAGAGCCGCCAGAAAACTCGAGTACGTGGATCTGGCTGTGCAGCTGGAGGATTTAAAGGTGCCGCCCGGCAATCGCCTTCACCCGCTGACGGGAAACAGGCAGGGGCAGCACGCAATATCAATAAATGATCAGTGGCGTATCTGTTTTCGTTTTGAAGATGGTGATGCGTACGAGGTCGAAGTGTGTGACTACCACTGA
- a CDS encoding SDR family oxidoreductase, producing MTILVTGATGRVGQHVVDQLVNRGANVRVLTRDPSKVTFPDGVEVAKGDLLDIESLRNAFSGINSLFLLNAVTGDEFTQALITLNIAREAGVERVVYLSVFDADKAVNVPHFAVKYGAERMLEQMGFSATILRPVYFIDNEQMISDVIFNYGVYPMPIGSKGIAMVDVRDIAEVAAIELIRRDQALKILPAETINVVGPDTLTGADVAAIWSEILGRTINYGGDDPSEFEQNMATFMPKWTAYEMRLMAERYVSEGMLPQSGDVERLTRILGRPLHSYRNFAATLASQTTAKA from the coding sequence ATGACTATTCTGGTAACTGGCGCTACTGGCCGTGTTGGCCAACACGTGGTAGATCAACTCGTTAATCGCGGCGCAAATGTGCGCGTGCTCACCCGTGACCCTTCTAAGGTTACATTTCCGGACGGAGTGGAAGTCGCGAAAGGCGATTTGCTCGATATTGAGTCGCTGCGCAACGCGTTTAGCGGTATCAATAGTCTGTTCCTGCTCAATGCGGTCACCGGCGACGAATTCACTCAGGCCCTCATCACTTTGAACATCGCCCGCGAGGCGGGGGTTGAACGTGTGGTCTACTTGTCGGTATTCGATGCTGATAAAGCAGTAAACGTGCCTCATTTTGCCGTGAAGTACGGTGCTGAGCGGATGCTAGAGCAGATGGGTTTCAGTGCGACTATTCTGCGTCCAGTCTATTTTATTGACAACGAACAAATGATTAGCGATGTGATTTTCAATTATGGCGTCTATCCGATGCCGATTGGTAGTAAAGGGATTGCCATGGTTGACGTCCGAGACATCGCTGAGGTTGCTGCGATCGAATTAATCCGTCGCGATCAGGCCCTGAAAATATTGCCTGCTGAAACCATCAATGTAGTCGGTCCTGATACGCTGACGGGTGCGGATGTGGCCGCGATCTGGTCGGAAATCCTCGGCCGCACTATTAACTATGGCGGCGATGATCCCAGTGAATTCGAGCAAAACATGGCGACTTTCATGCCGAAGTGGACCGCCTATGAAATGCGTCTGATGGCCGAGCGTTATGTCAGCGAGGGTATGCTCCCCCAGTCAGGCGATGTAGAGCGTCTGACCCGAATCCTGGGCCGACCGCTGCACAGTTATCGCAACTTTGCAGCGACACTTGCCTCGCAAACGACCGCAAAGGCCTGA